Proteins from a genomic interval of Coccinella septempunctata chromosome 2, icCocSept1.1, whole genome shotgun sequence:
- the LOC123307001 gene encoding uncharacterized protein LOC123307001: MCVNYVEYSKLPPIFWADDFDNCMLLGEEGLYCTIDFKLLPIDRGNVSIQWKNIQELMKNPKRYQHDLLRHGICIPTTCPSVTRNVEMISKFKDKLTKCYNKKFVSDGLYGEITHMHCQNNIKLFFDVYDISMM, translated from the exons ATGTGTGTGAACT atgtGGAATACAGCAAACTTCCCCCGATATTTTGGGCAGATGATTTCGATAACTGTATGCTGTTGGGAGAAGAAGGACTTTATTGCACGATCGATTTCAAACTCCTACCAATTGACAGAGGGAATGTCAGCATACAATGGAAAAATATACAG GAATTGATGAAAAATCCGAAGAGATACCAGCACGATTTACTAAGACACGGAATATGCATACCGACCACCTGTCCCAGTGTAACCAGAAATGTCGAGATGATTTCGAAATTTAAGGATAAATTGACCAAGTGTTACAACAAGAAATTCGTTAGCGATGGACTATATGGCGAAATAACTCACATGCACTGTCAGAATAACATAAAGTTATTCTTCGATGTATACGATATATCAATGATGTAA